In Hydractinia symbiolongicarpus strain clone_291-10 chromosome 13, HSymV2.1, whole genome shotgun sequence, a single genomic region encodes these proteins:
- the LOC130624239 gene encoding uncharacterized protein LOC130624239, with the protein MVGKKANQTVKKEKKRLTKTFKPSVLKIEPIDGAENTLKIVLTPSENSKDVCIEIHFHYASNYPENPLAFNISHKIGLPTDRLRELEHELHEKAKSLYGQEMLQVLVEHIFSLLQKWDIPNTHSNLTTVTEQHQRTWRNSRSHSEGNKNESVDIEEELGEYLIKRVMKITDEETWKNFKETSKLLKSFTLCKEVGDGGQGKVFLVIS; encoded by the exons ATGGTTGGAAAAAAAGCAAATCAG ActgtcaaaaaagaaaaaaagagattGACAAAGACATTCAAACCTTCTGTTCTGAAGATAGAGCCGATTGAC ggaGCTGAAAATACACTAAAGATTGTTTTAACACCATCAGAAAATTCTAAAGATGTGTGTATTGAAATTCATTTTCATTATGCCAGTAATTATCCAGAGAA tcCTTTAGCATTTAACATTTCACATAAGATAGGATTGCCTACAGATCGTTTGCGAGAGTTGGAACATGAGCTGCATGAAAAAGCCAAATCATTATATGGCCAG GAAATGTTACAAGTGCTGGTTGAGCATATATTTTCCTTATTGCAAAAATGGGATATTCCAAATACACATTCAAATCTTACCACTGTTACTGAACAACATCAAAGGACATGGAGAAACAGCAG atCCCATAGTGAAGGAAACAAAAATGAATCTGTTGATATCGAAGAAGAACTTGGTGAATACTTG ATCAAACGTGTAATGAAAATTACTGATGAAGAGACTTGGAAGAACTTCAAGGAAACATCTAAATTGCTAAAAAGTTTTACATTATGCAAGGAAGTTGGTGATGGTGGACAAGGAAaagtttttttggtaatttCTTGA